The following are from one region of the Gossypium hirsutum isolate 1008001.06 chromosome D03, Gossypium_hirsutum_v2.1, whole genome shotgun sequence genome:
- the LOC107949666 gene encoding BAG family molecular chaperone regulator 7 has translation MSRFRVTDIFDPYSPSLCVKETSILAHKPLAFPSFFEAEHELSSALDLLSPFPCFSPFDIYDNVTDLVQIERTPSFRSYKRVQRRVEPEFSIQTLCDRVTALESKFDRLVNGRNSGGDRKYTWTAEIKGPVERKYKWVAEIKDGKKTEEVKEKKYKWTTEIEGKGIDGPISRKYVFSASTGGDASECSKSEKKEKNEKKHQKKDKKGENVPRVVEIEEPSDHGAVVLRQAFSKRAGVIRNNRGKKKELSPQDAALVIQVTFRAYLIRRSQALRALRELAIAKTKLKEIRSYFNNFSYRRRVAQDAEERQRFSEKIIVLLLTVDAIEGADLMVRAAKKSMVDELEAMLDVVDPQPQGRSLSMRRTFDMPDSVIQKEIAEGVAEVVRMFESDADTV, from the exons ATGAGCCGTTTCAGGGTAACTGACATCTTCGACCCTTACTCTCCCTCTCTCTGTGTTAAAGAAACCTCCATTCTCGCTCACAAGCCCTTAGCTTTTCCCTCATTTTTCGAAGCAGAACATGAACTTAGCTCCGCCCTCGACCTACTGAGTCCTTTCCCTTGCTTTAGCCCCTTCGATATCTACGACAACGTCACTGATCTGGTCCAAATCGAGAGAACGCCGTCGTTTCGTTCGTACAAGAGGGTACAACGCCGAGTCGAACCCGAGTTTTCTATTCAAACCTTGTGCGACCGAGTTACGGCGCTGGAGTCTAAATTCGACCGTCTCGTTAACGGGAGGAACTCCGGAGGGGACAGGAAGTACACGTGGACTGCGGAGATCAAGGGGCCGGTTGAGAGGAAGTACAAATGGGTAGCGGAGATCAAGGATGGGAAGAAGACAGAAGAGGTGAAAGAGAAAAAGTATAAATGGACGACTGAGATTGAAGGAAAGGGAATTGATGGGCCTATCTCGAGAAAGTACGTGTTCTCAGCATCCACTGGTGGCGATGCAAGTGAATGTAGCAAATCGGAGAAGAAGGAAAAGAATGAGAAGAAGCATCAGAAAAAGGACAAGAAAGGAGAGAATGTTCCGCGTGTAGTGGAGATCGAAGAGCCGTCAGATCACGGAGCTGTCGTTTTAAGACAG GCTTTTTCCAAAAGAGCTGGAGTTATAAGAAATAACAGGGGCAAGAAGAAGGAATTGTCTCCTCAAGATGCTGCTTTGGTGATCCAAGTAACATTCAGAGCTTACCTGATCCGTAGATCACAGGCTCTTCGTGCCCTTAGGGAATTGGCAATTGCCAAGACTAAGCTGAAAGAGATCAGATCATATTTTAATAACTTCTCCTATCGTCGTCGAGTAGCCCAGGATGCAGAAGAACGCCAAAGGTTCTCTGAGAAAATCATTGTGCTGCTCCTTACTGTTGATGCCATTGAG GGAGCTGATCTAATGGTGCGAGCTGCTAAGAAGTCAATGGTAGACGAACTGGAAGCGATGCTTGATGTGGTGGATCCTCAGCCCCAAGGGAGATCACTTTCAATGAGGAGGACATTTGACATGCCAGATAGTGTCATCCAGAAGGAAATCGCCGAGGGGGTGGCAGAGGTGGTTCGAATGTTTGAAAGTGATGCGGACACTGTTTGA